The sequence GCTACTTGCACGGCGGCTCGGTGTACCATTCCCAGTCCGGGGAGTCGATTTTTGCCCACATCCCCGGCATCCGCATCCTTTTTCCGTCAAACGCGCTCGATGCCAACGGGCTTTTGCGCACCGCCATCCGCTCCGACGACCCGGTTCTATTTTTGGAGCACAAGCATCTCTACCGCCAGCCGTACAACCGCACCCCCGACCCCGGGCCGGATTTCACCATTCCATTCGGAAAGGCGAAAATCACCAAGCCGGGGAAAAACGTCACTTTGATTACCTACGGCGCGCTGGTGTACCGTTCCGAGCAGGCCGCGGCGGAAGCGCTGGAGCGGGGGGTTGAAGTGGAGGTCATCGATTTGCGCACGATAATGCCTTACGATTGGGAAACGATTGCCGCCTCGGTGAAGAAAACCGGCAAGGTGGTGGTGGCCCATGAGGATGTTTTGACCTGCGGCTTTGGCGCCGAGATTGCCGCCCGGATTGCGCAGGAGCTTTTCGATTATCTGGACGCCCCCGTCACCCGCGTGGGCGCCTTGGACACCCCCGTCGGCTACGCCCCGTCTTTGGAAGAAGCGATTTTGCCCAGCCCCAAGAAGGTGCTGAAAGCGATTTTAGACGTGGCGGAGTATTAGAAGAGTTTTTTAAAAATTTTGAGAAATTATCAAAGGGATTAAATCGCTCCTATATTGATTAACTCGCTCATTGTCTGAATTGCCATAGCATGAGCTAACTTTGCCTCGTCAATATTAATAAAAGCGATGTTTTCATAGTCTGCATTTTTTCGTTTCCTCCAGAGTCGACCAAGATTCTTCCCGATTATCTGTTTAGGTCTATCAGAAGAGGAAAGATATTCTTCTCTAACAGATTTATGAGTATTGGCTCTGGGGATTGTCGTACCAGCGGTAACTAAGAAATTCCTTGCGATGCAAAAGACCCCATAGTATGAACGACTAATAGAAGTACGCAAATATGCTTCAGAATAGCTAGTAGTTCTTTGATATTTTATGAGCTCGTCTGCTAACTTTACGTATAATGCCCAGTCAAAAGCCATAATAAACCTGCATTACCTTGAGACAACTTCAATATCTACCTGCAGAATTCTTTTTATTTCATTGTCGATATTAAGCCACCATTCTTCATCAAATTTTTCAAGTAGTTCAAGTGCTTTTTCAGAAGGTAGGCTTGTTTTAATTACCACAAAAAGAGTTTCAAAATCTTCCTCAGGGTCTCTTTCAAAACTCAAGCAAAGCTCATCTGCGTTTCTGGAAAATATTCTATTAATTTCTTCACTCGCTTCTAGGAGGGGGAAAAGAATTTCAGAATGTTTTGAAAGAAACTGCTCTACCTCAACGTTTTTAATAGTAAAACGCCTCTTTAGCCTGTAGCTCGCAGTTAAAAAAGCGCTCCTTCTTTTTTCTTCGAGGATCTCTCTTTCAATTTTTGCCAGAAAAGGCATTGCAGAAGACGCAGTATAATTGGCAAGACTAACCTGTATTCCCCATTTTCTTGGCAAAGTACTCATGTAAAACCACAATTCATCTTTTGATGAGATATCAAACAGATGCCTTGAGCGGTCGCTTTCAAGAACAGTCATAGATAATGTCCGTTATTCAAACAGTTTTCGACAGGAATCGGTGAGAGATTGCTCAAATGCTTCTAAAATGTGGTTGTGGGCTTCTTCAACCCATTCCCAAACTTTATTCATTTCGATTTGTTCAGGCTTTACGAGAAAATAATCCCAATCCAATAGAATTGCTGTTTTGTCCCTCGAAGTGGTTTCTTGGTCGAGCATCATAACGCGCAACATATCCCTATCACTATTGAAAGGAAATTCCATTCGCATTAAAAAATGTACACAATTCGTGAGGCCGCTTTCTGGTGTTTCGGGATATATTCTGAAATATTCTTTCAAAGCAAATTCTTTGCTAGGTATTTCCACTCTATCTATGTAGCGCAATCCCACACGTTCCAGCGACTCTGGCTGGACAATTTCTTGGAATTCCTGATAAGCACTTTTTACAACAGGCGAAAAACCCTCCCATGAGGGATAAGGGGGTAAACGATGAACTGAAAGTTGATTCGGGGCCACTCTCACTAATTCATTTCCTTCTTTTGATTTGTATTCCATTCCAAGCATCCGCTGTCTTACCTGTTGTTGAATATCTTTTGCTTTCATTTCAATACCCATTTCAAACCCAAGCAATTCATCTTTTAGAGGATAAAGCTTTTCCACTTTATTGTAAAAACGTCCTGGTACAGTAAGGTCATTTGGATCTTTAACCTTAAAACGGAATTCGCACGATACCTCGACGATTGGAGGTTTTTTATATTTTCTGGATATTTTCATATCTTTCGCTATAGCAAAAATAGAATAAGCAATTTTACCCCCTGAAAGAATAGTGGAATGAATCCCATTTCCGCTCCCAATTGTAACCTTCATCAATGAAAAAATCAAGTCCCCACTTTTTGCAGAAACTTTGACCAAAATACCCCTTGCCGTTTGCCCGGCTTCCGATTTCTTTGAAGGGACTATGCAAGCCGTAATAATGGCCGGGGGGTTTGGCACCCGCCTGCGCCCGCTTACCGCCAACCGCCCCAAGCCGATGGTGCCGGTGGGCGGGGTGCCCCTGATGGAGCAGGTGGTCCGGCTTTTGAAAAAACACGGCTTTATCGAGGCGGTGGCCTTGGTTTTCTATCAAGCGGAGCAAATCAAGGAATATTTCAAGGACGGCAAACGCTTCGGGCTGAAAATGGCCTATCAAATGGCCGAGGCGGATTACGGCACGGCCGGAAGCGTCAAAAATGCCGCCAATTTGATAAAAGGGGACTTTCTGGTCATCTCCGCCGACGTTTTGACCGATATCGATTTGACCACGGCAGTGAAGTTTCACGAAAACAAAAAGGCATCCGCCACTATAGTTTTATCCCGGCAGGAAAACCCCCTTTCCTACGGCATCGTTTTGACTGACGAAACGGGGAAAATTACCCGTTTTCTGGAAAAACCTTCCTGGGGACAGGTTTTCTCCGACACAGTCAACACCGGCATTTACGTTTTGAATCACGAGGTATTGGATAAAATCCCGGACCAGCAGGAATTCGACTTCAGCCAAAACCTTTTTCCCAAAATGCTGGCTGATAAAGAGCCGCTTTTCGGCTATGTGGCCAAAGGGTACTGGAAGGACGTCGGCAATATAGACGAGTATTTCAAAGCCCACGCCGACATTCTGGCCGGGAAAGTTGAAATCGAGATGGCGGGAGATAAATCTAAAAATGGAAATCTCTGGATAGGGGAAGGCGTGAAACTGAATGAAACCGCCGAAACCGAGGGGACGGTTTGCATTGGCGTCAAAAGCAAAATCGGCCCTAAGGTGTTTTTGAAAAATTCCATTTTAAGCCCCGGCGTGGCTGTGGAGGATGAAGCCCGGATTGAGAACTCGATAATCTGGGAAAAAGCCGAAATCGGCAAAAAAGCCAAAATAACCGGCGCCATCGTGGGGGCGGAGGTAAGAGTCGGCGAAGAAGCCGAAGTGGAGCAGGGAGTTTTGATTTCCGACGAAGCCCAAATCGGCGCGGGGGCGCGGCTGGCCCCCGGCGTCAAAATCTGGCCGGGGAAAAAAGTGGAGGAAAAGGCGGTGGTCACCGCCAATCTGGTCTGGGGGGAAAAATGGAACCGGGAGCTTTTCACCGATTCCAAAGTGACCGGGCTGGCGAATCTGGAAATAACGCCGGAGTTCGTGGTCAAGCTGGGGGCCGCCTTCGGCTCTTTTCTCGGAAAAAACTCCACCGTCATCACCAGTCGGGATGCCTCCCCAGTTTCGCGGATGATCAACCGCGCCGGCATTTGCGGGCTGCTCTCCGCCGGGGCCAGCGTGGAGGACTTGCGCCAGATGCCTATTCCGGTCGTCCGCTTTCTGCTCAAAGCCGGCAAGGAGCGGGGCGGAATTTTCGTCCGCCATGCCGTGGCGGATCTGAAATCGACCGACATCGTCTTTTTCGACCAGGGGGGAATGGATTTGCCCATAGCCAAAATCAAAGCGGTGGAGCGGCTTTTCTTCCGTGAGGATTTTCCCCGCGCCGGCTGGAACGAGGTGGGGCATCTCGATTTTCCGGTGCGGGTCTTGGAGGCGTACCGGCAGGAGTTTTTGACCCGGCTTGACTTGGAGGCGATAAAAAAAGCCCGCTTCAAGGTGGTTATCGATTATTCCTACGGCTCCGGCTCGGAGGTTTTCCCCTCCCTTTTCGGCAGTTTGGGGATCGAGACCATTTCGCTCAATTCCTACCCGGATGTCACCAAATTTTCCCCCACGGAGGAGGCCAAAACCAAAGCGCTGGCGCAGCTTTCCTCCATCGTCCGCTCGGTGGAGGCGGATTTGGGGCTTTTGGTGGACCCCGGCGCGGAACGGATTGACGTGGTCGATTCCAAGGGGGCCCAAATCGACCCCGACCGGCTGCTTTTGATTGTGACCGAAATTTTTATGGCCGGCCAAAACAAAAGAAAAATCGCCGTCCCCGTGGTCGCCTCGATGGGGGTAGAGGAAATCGCCCAAAAGCACGGGGCAAGCGTGGAGCGCGTGGGAAACGACCATCTTTCGATGATGAAGGCCGCCCGGGAAGAGACCGTCGGGCTGGTCGGCGGCACGAAAGGGGGGTTCATTTTCCCCGAGTTTCAAGTCGGGGCGGACGCGATGTTTTCCGCCGCCAAAATATTGGAGCTTTTGGCCAAAAGCGGCAAGAGCTTGGCCGAGCTGGCCCAAAAAATCGACCATTATAACCTGCTTTCCGACCGCATCCCCTGTGCCTGGGGGAAAAAGGGGAAGGTGATGCGCAAGCTGATGAGCCATTCGGAATCCTCCGAACGGCAGCTCATCGATGGGGTGCGGATTTTGGGGGACGGTTTTTGGATTTTGGGCGCCCCCGACCGGCGGGAGGCGTATTTTAATCTCTTTGTCGAAGCAAAGGAGGAAAAGAAAGCAAAAAAGCTTTTGGACGAATATAAAAAATTGGTGGAGGATTGGCAGAAATGAATGCGTTGCCCTTTGTCATCGGCGCTTTGTGCGTGATGGCCATCGCCTATCGCTTTTATTCCGCTTTCATCGCCGCCAAAGTTTTGGCTTTGGACCCGAATCGCACTACCCC comes from Verrucomicrobiia bacterium and encodes:
- a CDS encoding TIGR04255 family protein codes for the protein MPNPPAIITACIVPSKKSEAGQTARGILVKVSAKSGDLIFSLMKVTIGSGNGIHSTILSGGKIAYSIFAIAKDMKISRKYKKPPIVEVSCEFRFKVKDPNDLTVPGRFYNKVEKLYPLKDELLGFEMGIEMKAKDIQQQVRQRMLGMEYKSKEGNELVRVAPNQLSVHRLPPYPSWEGFSPVVKSAYQEFQEIVQPESLERVGLRYIDRVEIPSKEFALKEYFRIYPETPESGLTNCVHFLMRMEFPFNSDRDMLRVMMLDQETTSRDKTAILLDWDYFLVKPEQIEMNKVWEWVEEAHNHILEAFEQSLTDSCRKLFE
- a CDS encoding sugar phosphate nucleotidyltransferase, which encodes MQAVIMAGGFGTRLRPLTANRPKPMVPVGGVPLMEQVVRLLKKHGFIEAVALVFYQAEQIKEYFKDGKRFGLKMAYQMAEADYGTAGSVKNAANLIKGDFLVISADVLTDIDLTTAVKFHENKKASATIVLSRQENPLSYGIVLTDETGKITRFLEKPSWGQVFSDTVNTGIYVLNHEVLDKIPDQQEFDFSQNLFPKMLADKEPLFGYVAKGYWKDVGNIDEYFKAHADILAGKVEIEMAGDKSKNGNLWIGEGVKLNETAETEGTVCIGVKSKIGPKVFLKNSILSPGVAVEDEARIENSIIWEKAEIGKKAKITGAIVGAEVRVGEEAEVEQGVLISDEAQIGAGARLAPGVKIWPGKKVEEKAVVTANLVWGEKWNRELFTDSKVTGLANLEITPEFVVKLGAAFGSFLGKNSTVITSRDASPVSRMINRAGICGLLSAGASVEDLRQMPIPVVRFLLKAGKERGGIFVRHAVADLKSTDIVFFDQGGMDLPIAKIKAVERLFFREDFPRAGWNEVGHLDFPVRVLEAYRQEFLTRLDLEAIKKARFKVVIDYSYGSGSEVFPSLFGSLGIETISLNSYPDVTKFSPTEEAKTKALAQLSSIVRSVEADLGLLVDPGAERIDVVDSKGAQIDPDRLLLIVTEIFMAGQNKRKIAVPVVASMGVEEIAQKHGASVERVGNDHLSMMKAAREETVGLVGGTKGGFIFPEFQVGADAMFSAAKILELLAKSGKSLAELAQKIDHYNLLSDRIPCAWGKKGKVMRKLMSHSESSERQLIDGVRILGDGFWILGAPDRREAYFNLFVEAKEEKKAKKLLDEYKKLVEDWQK